The Candidatus Kaelpia imicola region AGTTTTTTTAAGGCAGGTCTTTCAAGAGTGTAGCCAGAATAGCCATCATCCACATAAACATTATAGACATCATAGCTCTCACGCTTGGCATAATTGACAAGAAACTCTCTCTGAACTTCAAGAGAAGTTCCTTCTCTTGCCTGATCTTCTGTTGAAACTCTTGTATAAACTGCTATTTTCATAATCACCTGAATGTATTGCGCCACTTTATTATTTTTTTAATATCAGAATCGGTAAAAACAGGGTAATTCCTGTAATCTCTTTTAGGCTCAACCCAGCCCTTTTTAATCCAGTAACGCACTGTCTGCTCATGGACACCGAGCTTTTGTGCGGCTTTGGGTACATTGTAGATTTGCTTATCCATGATAAGCTATTATAGGGTTTTGTTAGGTTTTGTCAAGCTGTTTCTTCCCTTTCACTTTCCTCTCAAGAAGTTCATTAAGATACATCATGTCTGCTTGCAAAACAATTTCAAGAACTGTCGAAAGCCTCAAAAATTCTTCACTATTTTCTTTTATAATAAAGGTGTTTTTCTTATTTGGCTTTCTTGCAATTCTCCATATCTTTTCTTTATCTATCCCATAGATATCCTTACTCTCAGCCCACTCATCAAAAACAGACAGCAGATCCCTGTCGGAAAACTTGTTAAAGTAATCCTTAAATGCCTTTGCCTGTATTTTGTAGAATTCTTTTTTCTTCATTTTCAATATTCGTATTAATCGTTTTGTAAATTAAAATTGCTT contains the following coding sequences:
- a CDS encoding MerR family transcriptional regulator, translated to MDKQIYNVPKAAQKLGVHEQTVRYWIKKGWVEPKRDYRNYPVFTDSDIKKIIKWRNTFR